The Clostridium sporogenes genome contains a region encoding:
- a CDS encoding MetQ/NlpA family ABC transporter substrate-binding protein, translating into MNKKRLLGILLSICLTLGVVGCSSKESKETATDKKTIVVGATPVPAGEILKEAKPVLEKKGYKLEIKEFTDYVTPNTALNDGEIDANFFQHIPYLEKFNAEKNTELEAVSKIFIAPLAVYSKKIKNIEKLKNGSTIALPNDPTNETRALKLLEKAGLIKLKQGDTLTKTDITENKKNIKIEEIDAPQIPRVLNDIDAAVINTNYAIEADLNPTKDSILIEDKNSPYVNVIAVRKEDKDKDYIKALSEALQSKEVKDYINKKYKGVLIPTF; encoded by the coding sequence ATGAATAAAAAAAGATTATTAGGAATACTATTATCAATTTGCTTGACATTAGGAGTGGTAGGGTGTTCTTCAAAAGAAAGTAAAGAAACAGCTACTGATAAAAAAACTATTGTGGTTGGTGCAACTCCAGTACCAGCAGGAGAAATTTTAAAAGAGGCCAAACCTGTATTAGAAAAAAAGGGATATAAATTAGAAATAAAGGAATTTACTGATTATGTTACTCCAAATACTGCCTTAAATGATGGAGAAATAGATGCAAACTTTTTTCAACATATACCTTATTTAGAAAAGTTTAATGCAGAAAAGAACACAGAGTTAGAGGCTGTATCAAAAATTTTCATAGCCCCTTTAGCAGTATATTCTAAAAAAATAAAGAATATAGAGAAATTAAAAAATGGGTCTACTATAGCCTTGCCTAATGATCCTACTAATGAAACAAGAGCGTTAAAATTATTAGAAAAGGCAGGCCTTATAAAGCTTAAACAGGGAGATACTTTGACTAAGACTGATATAACTGAAAATAAAAAGAACATAAAAATAGAAGAAATAGATGCACCACAAATACCAAGAGTATTAAATGATATAGATGCTGCAGTAATAAATACAAATTATGCTATTGAGGCAGATTTAAATCCTACAAAGGACTCTATATTAATTGAAGATAAAAATTCTCCATATGTAAATGTAATAGCTGTTAGAAAAGAAGATAAAGATAAAGATTATATAAAAGCACTTTCAGAAGCTTTACAATCTAAAGAAGTAAAAGATTATATAAATAAAAAGTATAAAGGAGTTTTAATACCAACATTTTAG
- a CDS encoding M20 family metallopeptidase: MDIVNKIADEYENYVIDLRRYLHSYPECSWNEKNTSKKIKSELNKFDIPFESIASTGILVKIKGKEQGKTVLLRADMDAIQVNECNNFDYVSKNKGIMHACGHDGHMAMLLGAAIVLNSIKDKVKGNIKLLFQPAEEVGEGASACIREGVLDSVDNAFAIHLWSNVPYGMVAIEEGAIMSSADVFKIKIKGKGGHGAMPHETIDSVLAASSFVMNLQSIVSREVDPLEPLVISIGKLQAGSRFNVIANEAIIEGTSRCFNMSLREKLPNIIERILKNSTGVYNARGELSYKFATPVTINDEKSVYRTKQVINKILGKNKIYKMNKNMVTEDFGYYLEKVPGALAFLGVENETLGANYPQHHEKYNIDERALKTGVKLYCEYALDFLNC; this comes from the coding sequence ATGGATATTGTAAATAAAATAGCAGATGAATATGAGAATTATGTAATAGATTTAAGAAGGTATTTGCATTCTTATCCAGAATGCAGTTGGAATGAAAAGAATACTTCTAAAAAGATTAAGAGTGAATTAAATAAATTTGATATTCCTTTTGAGAGTATAGCCAGTACAGGTATTTTAGTAAAAATAAAAGGAAAAGAGCAAGGAAAAACTGTTTTATTAAGAGCAGATATGGATGCCATTCAAGTTAATGAATGTAATAATTTCGACTATGTATCTAAAAATAAGGGGATAATGCATGCTTGTGGTCATGATGGCCACATGGCAATGCTTTTAGGAGCTGCAATAGTTTTAAATAGTATAAAAGATAAAGTAAAAGGAAATATAAAATTATTATTTCAGCCAGCAGAAGAAGTTGGAGAAGGCGCATCAGCTTGCATAAGAGAAGGTGTATTAGATTCAGTAGATAATGCTTTTGCTATCCATCTTTGGAGTAATGTTCCTTATGGTATGGTAGCTATTGAAGAGGGAGCAATTATGTCTTCTGCCGATGTGTTTAAAATAAAAATAAAAGGTAAAGGTGGTCATGGGGCAATGCCTCATGAGACCATAGATTCTGTATTAGCTGCTTCTTCTTTTGTGATGAATTTGCAAAGTATAGTAAGTAGAGAAGTAGACCCCCTAGAGCCTTTAGTAATTTCTATAGGTAAATTACAGGCAGGTAGTAGATTTAATGTGATAGCTAATGAGGCCATTATTGAAGGAACATCTAGATGTTTTAATATGTCACTTAGAGAAAAGCTACCTAATATAATTGAAAGAATATTAAAAAATTCTACAGGGGTTTATAATGCTAGGGGGGAATTAAGTTATAAATTTGCAACTCCTGTAACTATAAATGATGAAAAATCCGTTTATAGAACAAAACAGGTTATAAATAAAATTTTAGGGAAAAATAAAATATATAAAATGAATAAAAATATGGTTACAGAGGATTTTGGATATTATCTAGAAAAAGTACCTGGAGCCTTAGCGTTTTTAGGTGTAGAAAATGAAACTTTAGGTGCTAATTATCCTCAGCATCATGAAAAATATAACATAGATGAAAGGGCCTTAAAAACAGGGGTAAAACTTTATTGTGAATATGCGTTAGATTTTTTAAATTGTTAG
- a CDS encoding methionine ABC transporter permease — translation MLQDMLFKALRETLYMVSISTVLAILLAFIPSIILIVTDEKGLKPNKVIYKSLDFIVNLLRSFPFIILMVAILPFTKAIVGKTIGTTAAIVPLTIAAIPFATRVLESAMKEVDEGVIEAAKSLGASDLQIIFKVIIKESMPSMIVAITLTIISVVGCSAMAGAIGGGGLGDVAIKYGYYRFKTDIMIYTVIILIILVQVIQSLGNAVYRKLNK, via the coding sequence ATGTTACAAGATATGTTGTTTAAGGCCCTGAGGGAAACTCTATATATGGTTTCTATATCTACCGTGTTAGCTATATTATTAGCATTTATACCATCCATAATTCTTATAGTTACAGATGAAAAAGGATTGAAACCTAATAAAGTAATATATAAATCTTTGGATTTTATTGTTAATTTATTAAGATCCTTTCCTTTTATAATTCTTATGGTAGCCATACTTCCTTTTACAAAGGCTATAGTAGGGAAAACCATTGGAACTACAGCAGCTATAGTTCCTCTTACAATAGCCGCAATACCTTTTGCAACTAGAGTATTGGAATCTGCCATGAAGGAAGTAGATGAAGGAGTAATTGAAGCAGCTAAGTCTTTGGGAGCTAGTGATCTTCAAATAATATTCAAAGTAATAATAAAAGAGTCCATGCCCTCTATGATTGTGGCTATAACTTTAACTATAATTTCAGTTGTAGGATGTTCAGCTATGGCAGGAGCTATAGGTGGAGGTGGATTAGGAGATGTAGCTATTAAATATGGATACTATAGATTTAAAACAGACATTATGATATATACAGTAATTATATTAATAATTTTAGTTCAGGTAATACAAAGTTTAGGAAATGCAGTTTATAGAAAATTAAATAAGTAG
- a CDS encoding YitT family protein, which produces MDLKVLDKSIVKDTVMVIIGSFIVTLGINMFLIHANLLSGGLSGVTLIIQYVTGFPAAYSLLILNIPLIILSYIKVDKKFTFLSLVGTLACSVGLILTEPLKNMIQVNDMLLLGIYGGVLNGIGFGIVFSNHGSTGGLDIVSALIKKKYQNFDIGTITFIVNFIIVSISATIFGLTSALYTLISMYITAYLLDKVIKGFNKQKLILIITEKEEKVSRTLMNKLNRGVTFLYAKGAYTEKDKKVLYCVVSLSQLPELKLIVKDIDEDAFISVLDASEVEGRGFKKAFLS; this is translated from the coding sequence ATGGACTTAAAAGTATTAGACAAATCTATAGTAAAGGATACAGTAATGGTTATTATAGGATCTTTTATAGTAACCTTGGGCATTAATATGTTTTTAATTCATGCAAATTTATTAAGTGGTGGACTTTCAGGTGTGACTTTAATTATTCAATATGTAACAGGTTTTCCAGCAGCTTATTCACTGTTGATTTTAAATATACCTTTAATTATTTTAAGTTACATAAAAGTTGATAAAAAATTTACATTTTTATCTTTAGTTGGTACTTTAGCTTGTTCAGTAGGACTTATATTAACGGAACCTTTAAAAAACATGATACAAGTAAATGATATGCTTTTATTGGGGATATATGGAGGGGTTCTAAATGGTATAGGTTTTGGAATTGTGTTCAGTAATCACGGTTCTACTGGTGGATTAGATATAGTATCTGCACTTATAAAAAAGAAATATCAAAATTTTGATATAGGAACTATAACCTTTATAGTTAATTTTATAATAGTTTCTATCTCTGCAACTATATTTGGTTTAACCAGTGCACTATATACTTTAATATCTATGTATATAACTGCTTATTTGTTAGATAAAGTTATTAAAGGATTTAATAAACAAAAACTTATACTTATAATAACTGAAAAAGAGGAAAAAGTAAGTAGAACTTTGATGAATAAATTAAATAGGGGAGTAACTTTTTTATATGCTAAAGGAGCATATACTGAAAAGGATAAAAAGGTTCTATATTGTGTAGTATCTTTATCCCAATTACCAGAATTAAAGTTAATAGTCAAAGATATAGATGAAGATGCTTTTATATCTGTATTGGATGCTTCAGAAGTAGAAGGTAGAGGATTTAAAAAAGCTTTTTTATCATAA
- a CDS encoding methionine ABC transporter ATP-binding protein has protein sequence MIEVSNLKKIIKDKVILKDINLSIKEGEVFGIVGHSGAGKSTLLRCLNGLESYEEGSIKINGEEIDKLSKKQLRIFRKDLGMIFQSFNLLRRKNVFQNIALPLEIWGMSKNEINNRVKELLKLVDLEDKAYVKPHNLSGGQKQRVAIARALALEPKIILCDEATSALDPKTTKDILSLLKDINEKLGITIVIVTHQMEVIKEICERVAIMDKGEIKSLGFSEELFLSPDKHLKKLLGENEVLPKEGVNIKIFFTKELSNESIITTMARELDIDISIVWGKLEKFRENVLGNLVINVSKENKQEICDYLSLKSIVWEVQ, from the coding sequence TTGATAGAGGTTTCTAATTTAAAGAAAATAATAAAAGACAAAGTAATATTAAAAGATATAAATTTATCTATAAAAGAAGGAGAAGTCTTTGGGATAGTAGGGCATAGTGGTGCTGGAAAATCTACATTGTTAAGATGCCTAAATGGATTAGAATCCTATGAGGAAGGGAGCATAAAAATAAATGGTGAAGAAATAGATAAATTAAGTAAAAAACAATTAAGAATTTTTAGAAAAGATTTAGGCATGATTTTTCAAAGTTTTAACTTATTAAGGAGAAAAAATGTTTTTCAAAATATTGCATTACCTTTAGAAATATGGGGAATGAGCAAAAATGAAATAAATAATAGGGTTAAGGAGCTTTTAAAACTTGTAGATCTTGAGGATAAGGCCTATGTAAAACCTCACAATTTAAGTGGTGGACAAAAGCAAAGAGTAGCCATAGCTAGGGCTTTAGCGCTAGAACCTAAAATAATTTTATGTGATGAAGCTACTTCTGCTTTAGATCCTAAAACCACTAAAGATATACTAAGTTTATTAAAAGATATAAATGAAAAATTAGGTATAACAATAGTTATAGTAACTCATCAAATGGAAGTTATAAAGGAAATATGTGAAAGAGTAGCCATTATGGATAAAGGAGAAATAAAAAGTTTAGGATTCTCAGAAGAATTATTTTTAAGCCCCGACAAACATCTAAAAAAATTATTAGGAGAAAACGAAGTATTGCCTAAAGAAGGGGTAAATATAAAAATATTTTTTACAAAGGAATTAAGCAATGAAAGCATTATTACTACTATGGCAAGAGAATTAGATATAGATATATCCATAGTTTGGGGTAAGTTAGAAAAATTTAGAGAAAATGTTCTTGGGAATTTAGTAATTAATGTATCAAAGGAAAATAAGCAAGAAATTTGTGATTATTTATCTTTAAAATCCATAGTTTGGGAGGTACAATAA
- a CDS encoding chitinase: MKSRKITAIILSVLVASGATVSVFTGKNVVQAKEVGINSVQSKIATNIGVGQEYWGSTVFAPYVDACSYPVFSLTEYAKATGTKHFILGFVVDKNGQPSWGTYYDMEEGPTDYQGGGLLKEIKALRQMGGDVMVSFGGEANTPLAASIKDVNKLKDAYKKIIKDYGLTHVDFDIEGAWTADTASIERRSQAIALLQKELKAENHPLEIWYTLPVLPTGMTNGVDVVKNAVKNGVQLSGVNIMTMCFGYKAPDGTMGDLVIQSAKSVHKQLKDIYTQANIQKTDKEIWKMIGVTPMNGLDYSGSILDQNEAREVASFGKTVGMRLIGMWSVNRDYQNPKGSTDYVSITDSSIVQEKFEFGKILSKYDSNDGTEIIEKPGTTDPEEPGDGEDGGEVEGVPAYKPQQEYWAGDKVSYKGKVYQAKWWTKGFVPDTAVQNSWDTPWELIGDSDNDIEIPEKPGTTDPVDPEDDKDGEQTGEITAYTSNKEYYEGDKVSYKGKIYIAKWWTKGFAPDTKVENSWDTPWKLAE; this comes from the coding sequence ATGAAATCACGAAAAATTACTGCAATTATTTTATCCGTATTGGTAGCTTCAGGAGCCACTGTATCAGTTTTTACAGGGAAAAATGTAGTACAAGCTAAAGAGGTAGGAATTAACAGTGTACAATCTAAAATAGCTACTAATATAGGAGTGGGACAAGAATATTGGGGATCTACTGTTTTCGCTCCTTATGTAGATGCTTGTTCATATCCTGTGTTTTCACTTACTGAATATGCAAAGGCAACAGGAACTAAACATTTTATATTAGGATTTGTAGTTGATAAAAATGGACAACCTTCCTGGGGAACTTATTATGATATGGAAGAAGGACCTACAGATTATCAAGGAGGAGGATTATTAAAAGAAATTAAAGCTTTAAGACAAATGGGCGGAGATGTAATGGTTTCCTTTGGAGGAGAAGCTAATACTCCGTTAGCAGCATCAATTAAGGACGTTAATAAATTAAAAGATGCATATAAGAAAATAATTAAAGATTATGGATTAACTCATGTAGATTTTGATATTGAAGGAGCCTGGACAGCTGATACCGCTTCTATAGAAAGACGTTCACAAGCCATTGCACTACTTCAAAAGGAACTTAAAGCTGAAAATCATCCACTTGAAATATGGTATACATTACCTGTGTTGCCTACAGGAATGACTAATGGTGTGGATGTAGTAAAAAATGCTGTAAAAAATGGTGTCCAGTTAAGTGGAGTAAATATAATGACTATGTGTTTTGGATATAAGGCTCCAGATGGAACTATGGGGGATTTAGTTATACAATCAGCTAAAAGCGTTCATAAACAATTAAAGGATATATACACGCAAGCTAATATACAAAAGACTGATAAAGAAATTTGGAAAATGATAGGAGTAACTCCTATGAATGGTTTAGATTATAGTGGAAGTATACTTGATCAAAATGAAGCAAGAGAGGTTGCCAGCTTTGGTAAAACTGTAGGAATGAGATTAATAGGTATGTGGTCTGTCAACAGAGATTATCAAAATCCTAAAGGATCAACAGATTATGTATCTATAACTGATAGTTCTATAGTACAAGAAAAATTTGAATTTGGTAAAATACTTTCAAAATATGATTCAAATGATGGTACAGAAATAATAGAAAAGCCAGGTACAACTGATCCAGAAGAACCAGGTGATGGTGAAGATGGAGGAGAAGTAGAAGGTGTTCCTGCATATAAGCCACAACAAGAATATTGGGCAGGAGATAAAGTTAGTTATAAAGGAAAGGTTTATCAAGCTAAATGGTGGACAAAAGGCTTTGTACCAGATACAGCAGTACAAAATTCCTGGGATACACCATGGGAACTAATAGGAGATTCAGATAATGATATAGAAATACCAGAAAAGCCAGGTACAACTGATCCAGTAGATCCAGAAGATGATAAAGATGGAGAACAGACAGGAGAAATCACTGCATATACTTCTAACAAAGAATACTATGAAGGAGATAAAGTTAGCTATAAAGGAAAGATTTATATAGCAAAATGGTGGACAAAAGGTTTTGCTCCAGATACAAAAGTAGAAAATTCCTGGGATACTCCTTGGAAACTAGCAGAATAA
- a CDS encoding FadR/GntR family transcriptional regulator — protein MFMPIKNAKVYEQVIEQIKIMIVSGNLQKGDKLPSERELVDQLKVSRTSIREALRALEIVGLIKCKQGEGNFIRDNFDNSLFEPLSLVFMLEKSNKEDIIEVRGIIEVEATALAAKRITKEQLKKLEHIIDEIKNIEDEKLLAKLDKNFHYEIAQASNNFILLNIINSCSSLIDSLIQNARYKIIKNNVNKEELVNQHEKIYLALKEKDAELASKLMREHLEFSSKFLNI, from the coding sequence ATGTTTATGCCAATAAAAAATGCTAAAGTATATGAGCAAGTAATAGAACAAATAAAAATAATGATTGTATCTGGGAACTTACAAAAAGGAGATAAGCTACCTTCTGAAAGAGAACTGGTGGATCAACTAAAGGTTAGTAGAACATCTATAAGAGAGGCTTTAAGAGCTCTAGAAATAGTAGGACTAATTAAATGTAAGCAGGGAGAAGGAAATTTTATTAGAGACAATTTTGATAATAGTTTATTTGAGCCTTTATCTTTAGTTTTTATGCTAGAAAAGAGCAATAAAGAAGATATAATTGAAGTAAGAGGAATAATAGAAGTTGAAGCAACAGCTTTAGCGGCTAAAAGAATTACTAAAGAACAATTAAAAAAATTAGAGCACATAATAGATGAAATTAAAAATATTGAAGATGAAAAGCTTCTTGCAAAATTAGATAAGAATTTTCACTATGAAATAGCCCAAGCTTCTAATAATTTTATACTTTTGAATATAATTAATTCTTGTTCAAGTCTTATAGATTCTTTAATACAAAATGCTAGATATAAAATTATTAAAAATAATGTAAATAAAGAAGAGCTAGTAAATCAACACGAAAAAATATATTTGGCTTTAAAGGAAAAGGACGCTGAGTTAGCTTCTAAATTAATGAGAGAACATTTAGAGTTTAGCAGTAAATTTTTAAATATATAG
- the gltX gene encoding glutamate--tRNA ligase, translated as MTNKVRTRFAPSPTGYMHVGNLRTALYAYLIAKHDNGDFILRVEDTDQERLVEGALDVIYNTLKITGLSHDEGPDIGGPVGPYVQSERRNIYIEYAEKLIKKGEAYYCFCSKDRLDMLRANSDALKRPFRYDKHCIDLSKEEIDKKIAEGVPYVIRQKNPTTGSTSFHDEIYGDISVDNSELDDMILIKSDGLPTYNFANVVDDHLMGITHVVRGSEYLSSSPKYNRLYEAFGWDVPIYVHCPPIMKDEHHKLSKRNGDASFEDLMAKGYLKEAILNYIALLGWNPGGEKEIFSMEELIEAFNYRNINKAPAVFDTKKLKWMNGEYIRALSLDKFHEMALPYYKEALTKDLDTKKISELLHTRVEVLNEIPEQLDFFNNLLEYSPEMYIHKKMKTTYENSLKSLEEVLPKLESLEDWTFENIKEVCMNLVKELEVKNGVVLWPIRTAVSGKQFTPGGAFEIADILGKEETIKRIEVGIEKLKALQ; from the coding sequence ATGACAAACAAAGTCAGAACAAGATTCGCACCAAGTCCAACAGGTTACATGCATGTTGGTAACTTAAGAACTGCTTTATATGCTTATTTAATAGCAAAGCATGACAATGGTGATTTTATATTAAGAGTTGAGGATACAGATCAAGAAAGATTAGTAGAAGGTGCTTTAGATGTTATATATAATACTCTAAAAATTACTGGTCTTAGCCACGACGAAGGTCCAGATATTGGCGGTCCTGTTGGCCCATATGTTCAAAGTGAAAGAAGAAATATATACATAGAATATGCTGAAAAGCTAATAAAAAAAGGAGAAGCATACTACTGCTTCTGTTCAAAAGATAGATTAGATATGCTAAGAGCTAATTCAGACGCTTTAAAAAGACCTTTCAGATATGATAAACACTGCATAGATCTTTCTAAAGAAGAAATTGACAAAAAAATAGCTGAAGGAGTTCCATATGTTATAAGACAAAAAAATCCAACCACTGGATCAACTTCTTTCCATGATGAAATTTATGGAGATATCTCTGTAGATAATTCAGAATTAGATGATATGATTTTAATAAAATCAGATGGACTTCCAACATATAATTTCGCTAATGTAGTAGATGACCATCTTATGGGAATCACTCATGTAGTACGTGGAAGTGAATATTTATCATCTTCTCCTAAATATAATAGACTATATGAAGCTTTTGGTTGGGATGTTCCAATATATGTTCATTGTCCACCAATAATGAAAGATGAACATCACAAATTAAGTAAGAGAAATGGAGATGCTTCTTTCGAAGATTTAATGGCTAAAGGATACTTAAAAGAAGCTATCCTAAACTATATAGCTTTACTTGGATGGAATCCAGGCGGAGAAAAAGAAATATTCTCTATGGAAGAATTAATAGAGGCCTTTAATTATAGAAATATAAATAAAGCTCCAGCAGTTTTTGATACAAAAAAATTAAAATGGATGAATGGAGAATATATAAGAGCTTTATCTTTAGATAAATTCCATGAAATGGCTCTTCCTTATTATAAAGAAGCTTTAACTAAAGACTTAGATACTAAAAAAATAAGTGAACTTTTACACACTAGAGTAGAAGTTTTAAATGAAATTCCTGAACAATTAGATTTCTTTAATAATCTTCTTGAATACTCTCCGGAAATGTACATTCATAAAAAAATGAAAACAACTTACGAAAATTCATTAAAAAGCTTAGAAGAAGTTCTTCCTAAATTAGAATCTTTAGAAGATTGGACTTTTGAAAATATTAAGGAAGTATGTATGAATTTAGTTAAAGAACTTGAAGTTAAAAATGGTGTAGTTCTATGGCCTATAAGAACAGCAGTTTCTGGGAAACAATTCACTCCTGGTGGAGCTTTTGAAATCGCTGATATATTAGGTAAAGAAGAAACTATAAAAAGAATAGAAGTAGGAATAGAAAAGCTTAAAGCTTTACAATAA
- a CDS encoding TetR/AcrR family transcriptional regulator, which translates to MPKILKNIREKLLIEGRKILLEKNYEELNIRDVCKNCNIAIGTFYNYFSSKDHLVREIFASDWEKSIKIIEKIRLSDATLKEKIYNLYIELDKFISKYISTFYVLSFKKGSGPSNHPKIYSEISKLIDYEKQRGTIVNPLDSNKLAQFIIYNFVCLNQSKYISFEELYLLLNL; encoded by the coding sequence ATGCCTAAAATATTAAAAAATATTAGAGAAAAACTACTGATAGAGGGTAGAAAAATTTTATTAGAAAAAAACTATGAGGAATTAAATATAAGAGATGTGTGTAAAAACTGTAATATTGCTATAGGTACATTCTATAATTATTTTTCAAGTAAAGATCATTTAGTTCGTGAAATTTTCGCATCGGATTGGGAAAAATCTATTAAAATTATTGAAAAAATAAGATTGTCTGATGCTACTTTAAAAGAAAAGATTTATAATTTATATATTGAACTTGATAAATTTATAAGTAAATATATATCTACATTTTATGTTTTATCATTTAAAAAAGGGAGTGGACCCTCTAATCATCCTAAAATATATAGTGAAATAAGCAAACTTATAGACTATGAAAAACAAAGAGGTACTATAGTAAATCCACTAGATTCTAATAAATTAGCTCAATTTATAATATATAATTTTGTATGTTTAAACCAAAGCAAATATATATCCTTTGAAGAGTTATACTTGCTTCTAAATTTATAA
- a CDS encoding ribonuclease H-like domain-containing protein gives MKLCNFSDENELIFNENKELYKKAIFFDLEHYVYRKPVCVGVFGCCYYDSIKNAIEVTQYMIEGKKDVKNILKLAKKYFENAYGTGEKKYIITFSGNNDFTVINYLFEKYDIDFDIKEYFQSIDLQREYEKEKKSSIGLKNLEKEFNIIREEKELISGQNLAKTFSKIIKDDDYINRMPEYKKKKILLYNEQDVVSLFHIYTTWNKFIN, from the coding sequence ATGAAGTTATGTAATTTTTCAGATGAAAATGAATTGATTTTTAATGAAAACAAAGAATTGTATAAAAAAGCTATATTTTTTGATTTAGAGCACTATGTATATAGAAAACCAGTATGTGTAGGTGTTTTTGGCTGTTGTTACTATGATAGTATAAAAAATGCTATAGAGGTTACCCAGTATATGATAGAAGGAAAAAAGGATGTAAAAAACATATTAAAATTAGCCAAAAAATATTTTGAAAATGCATATGGAACTGGAGAAAAAAAATATATAATTACTTTTTCAGGAAATAATGATTTTACAGTTATAAATTATCTTTTTGAAAAGTATGATATAGATTTTGATATAAAGGAATATTTTCAATCTATAGATCTGCAAAGAGAATACGAAAAAGAGAAAAAATCTTCAATAGGCCTTAAAAATTTAGAAAAAGAATTCAATATAATAAGAGAAGAAAAGGAACTAATAAGTGGCCAGAATTTAGCTAAAACCTTCAGTAAAATAATAAAAGATGATGACTATATAAATAGAATGCCAGAATATAAAAAGAAAAAAATATTATTATATAATGAACAGGATGTGGTAAGTTTATTTCATATATACACAACCTGGAACAAATTTATAAACTAA
- a CDS encoding MetQ/NlpA family ABC transporter substrate-binding protein — protein sequence MKKKILYIAMVTTLILGLVTLSGCGSSKQDIKEKKKIVVGATPEPHAEILKKVKPILEKKGYTLEIKEFTDYITPNTALQDGEIDANFYQHIPYLEEFNKEKKTDLSYTVKVHLEPMGLYSKTIKDLKELKTGATIAVPNDPTNESRALRLLEKEGIIKLKEGELVSKLDITENPKNIKVEELDAAQLPRTLGDAEVAVINTNYAVSANLNPLKDALAIESKDSPYANVIVVKTENKNAEYIKALNEAINSEEIKKYIEEQYKGAIIPAF from the coding sequence ATGAAAAAGAAAATATTATATATTGCTATGGTAACAACTTTAATTTTAGGATTGGTAACATTATCAGGGTGTGGAAGTAGTAAACAAGATATAAAAGAAAAGAAAAAAATTGTAGTTGGAGCAACGCCAGAACCTCATGCAGAAATTTTAAAAAAAGTTAAACCTATTTTAGAGAAAAAAGGATACACTTTAGAAATAAAAGAGTTTACGGATTATATTACTCCAAATACTGCATTGCAAGATGGTGAAATAGATGCTAACTTTTATCAACACATACCATATTTAGAAGAGTTTAATAAAGAGAAGAAAACTGATTTATCATACACAGTTAAAGTTCATTTAGAACCTATGGGTTTATATTCTAAGACTATAAAAGATTTAAAAGAGTTAAAAACTGGAGCAACTATAGCAGTACCAAATGATCCGACTAACGAGTCAAGAGCATTAAGATTATTAGAAAAAGAAGGCATTATTAAACTAAAAGAAGGAGAACTTGTATCAAAGTTAGATATTACAGAAAACCCTAAAAATATAAAAGTAGAAGAATTAGATGCAGCTCAACTTCCAAGAACTTTAGGTGATGCAGAGGTAGCAGTTATAAATACTAATTATGCTGTTTCAGCAAATTTAAATCCATTAAAAGATGCTCTTGCTATTGAATCAAAAGATTCACCATATGCCAATGTTATTGTAGTTAAGACTGAAAACAAAAATGCAGAGTATATAAAAGCTTTAAACGAGGCTATTAATTCAGAAGAAATAAAAAAATATATTGAAGAACAATATAAAGGAGCTATAATTCCAGCTTTTTAA